The Columba livia isolate bColLiv1 breed racing homer chromosome 18, bColLiv1.pat.W.v2, whole genome shotgun sequence genome includes a region encoding these proteins:
- the LOC135575708 gene encoding coiled-coil domain-containing protein 42-like isoform X4, with the protein MAAKDEEDLPAYFLKQYRQNLLPLLRKHRLTEEGSLSPFVRLQEKRKEAKQVQKALEEKREEDDKLRVQALKKAMREREQKTQKEMELVRAKKKLGALKKEHQKLSKQVQKYSIFKEYLEDVVKISPQFEDIQDVISRYKLLVRTRKDLQQSQEKDKEMIKQTKVLLDRYEAEKEAETLKYQNELEQLQQRFAQAQSDVRSWTARWADIQNRNVKNGLMLTTMKMAIHNLFQCVNTQLKAKVHVPKDDSLRQLDMIQQSILDLNDIVTEVKRRTWRATGEQLSTSIKGKRRTESPRDVVLRP; encoded by the exons ATGGCCGCCAAAGATGAAGAGGACCTGCCGGCCTATTTCCTTAAGCAGTACAGGCAGAACCTCCTGCCCTTGCTCAG GAAACACAGGCTGACAGAGGAGGGCTCCCTGTCTCCATTTGTTCGCctccaggagaagaggaaagaagccaAGCAGGTGCAAAAGGCTCTGGAGGAGAAGCGAGag GAAGATGATAAGCTGCGAGTCCAAGCTCTGAAGAAAGCcatgagagaaagagagcagaaaacacaaaaggagaTGGAGCTTGTGAGGGCTAAGAAGAAACTCGGAGCCCTGAAAAAGGAACACCAGAAGCTGAGCAAGCAAGTGCAGAAGTACTCCATCTTCAAAGAATACCTGGAGGACGTGGTGAAGATCTCACCACAG TTTGAGGACATCCAGGACGTCATTTCCCGCTACAAGCTGCTGGTGAGGACGCGCAAGGACCTGCAGCAGTCACaagagaaggacaaggaaatgATTAAGCAAACcaaggtgctcctggaccggtACGAGGCAGAGAAAGAAGCTGAGACCCTGAAGTACCAAAatgagctggagcagctccaACAACGTTTTGCGCAGGCTCAAAGTGATGTCCGCTCCTGG ACTGCTCGCTGGGCCGACATCCAGAACAGGAATGTCAAGAATGGCCTCATGCTGACGACTATGAAGATGGCCATCCACAACCTCTTCCAGTGCGTGAACACgcagctgaaagcaaaagtgCATGTGCCGAAGGATGACAGCCTCAGACAGCTGGACATG ATTCAGCAGTCTATCCTAGACCTCAATGACATCGTTACGGAGGTGAAACGAAGGACATGGAGAGCCACCGGCGAGCAGCTAAGCACGAGCATTAAGGGCAAGAGGAGGACAGAGAGCCCTAGGGATGTTGTGTTACGTCCGTGA
- the LOC135575708 gene encoding coiled-coil domain-containing protein 42-like isoform X3 — protein sequence MAAKDEEDLPAYFLKQYRQNLLPLLRKHRLTEEGSLSPFVRLQEKRKEAKQVQKALEEKREAFKETMADIARRWRELHAKEDQLKTYMEKSMRRLKEDDKLRVQALKKAMREREQKTQKEMELVRAKKKLGALKKEHQKLSKQVQKYSIFKEYLEDVVKISPQFEDIQDVISRYKLLVRTRKDLQQSQEKDKEMIKQTKVLLDRYEAEKEAETLKYQNELEQLQQRFAQAQSDVRSWTARWADIQNRNVKNGLMLTTMKMAIHNLFQCVNTQLKAKVHVPKDDSLRQLDMIQQSILDLNDIVTEVKRRTWRATGEQLSTSIKGKRRTESPRDVVLRP from the exons ATGGCCGCCAAAGATGAAGAGGACCTGCCGGCCTATTTCCTTAAGCAGTACAGGCAGAACCTCCTGCCCTTGCTCAG GAAACACAGGCTGACAGAGGAGGGCTCCCTGTCTCCATTTGTTCGCctccaggagaagaggaaagaagccaAGCAGGTGCAAAAGGCTCTGGAGGAGAAGCGAGag GCCTTCAAGGAGACGATGGCCGACATAGCCCGCCGGTGGAGGGAACTCCATGCCAAGGAGGACCAGCTGAAAACCTACATGGAGAAATCTATGAGGAGGTTAAAG GAAGATGATAAGCTGCGAGTCCAAGCTCTGAAGAAAGCcatgagagaaagagagcagaaaacacaaaaggagaTGGAGCTTGTGAGGGCTAAGAAGAAACTCGGAGCCCTGAAAAAGGAACACCAGAAGCTGAGCAAGCAAGTGCAGAAGTACTCCATCTTCAAAGAATACCTGGAGGACGTGGTGAAGATCTCACCACAG TTTGAGGACATCCAGGACGTCATTTCCCGCTACAAGCTGCTGGTGAGGACGCGCAAGGACCTGCAGCAGTCACaagagaaggacaaggaaatgATTAAGCAAACcaaggtgctcctggaccggtACGAGGCAGAGAAAGAAGCTGAGACCCTGAAGTACCAAAatgagctggagcagctccaACAACGTTTTGCGCAGGCTCAAAGTGATGTCCGCTCCTGG ACTGCTCGCTGGGCCGACATCCAGAACAGGAATGTCAAGAATGGCCTCATGCTGACGACTATGAAGATGGCCATCCACAACCTCTTCCAGTGCGTGAACACgcagctgaaagcaaaagtgCATGTGCCGAAGGATGACAGCCTCAGACAGCTGGACATG ATTCAGCAGTCTATCCTAGACCTCAATGACATCGTTACGGAGGTGAAACGAAGGACATGGAGAGCCACCGGCGAGCAGCTAAGCACGAGCATTAAGGGCAAGAGGAGGACAGAGAGCCCTAGGGATGTTGTGTTACGTCCGTGA
- the LOC135575708 gene encoding coiled-coil domain-containing protein 42-like isoform X1 → MPSILFSRFLHPSFPHGGKLPDLHHFSLLSSLPSPPCSSLCPPLLCQRVPCWGCHAARRHLRWCWVALARHPTLDTVQHPAQAPDPTCNLDGNFCGRKHRLTEEGSLSPFVRLQEKRKEAKQVQKALEEKREAFKETMADIARRWRELHAKEDQLKTYMEKSMRRLKEDDKLRVQALKKAMREREQKTQKEMELVRAKKKLGALKKEHQKLSKQVQKYSIFKEYLEDVVKISPQFEDIQDVISRYKLLVRTRKDLQQSQEKDKEMIKQTKVLLDRYEAEKEAETLKYQNELEQLQQRFAQAQSDVRSWTARWADIQNRNVKNGLMLTTMKMAIHNLFQCVNTQLKAKVHVPKDDSLRQLDMIQQSILDLNDIVTEVKRRTWRATGEQLSTSIKGKRRTESPRDVVLRP, encoded by the exons ATGCCCTCCATCCTCTTCTCCCGTTtcctccatccctccttcccccacGGTGGCAAACTCCCCGATCTCCACCACTTcagcctcctctcctccctcccttccccaccctgttcctccctgtgccccccctTGCTCTGTCAGAGGGTTCCCTGCTGGGGATGCCATGCGGCCAGACGGCATCTGAGATGGTGCTGGGTTGCTCTGGCCCGTCATCCCACTCTGGACACAGTCCAGCACCCTGCCCAGGCACCAGACCCAACGTGTAACCTTGATGGAAACTTCTGTGGCAGGAAACACAGGCTGACAGAGGAGGGCTCCCTGTCTCCATTTGTTCGCctccaggagaagaggaaagaagccaAGCAGGTGCAAAAGGCTCTGGAGGAGAAGCGAGag GCCTTCAAGGAGACGATGGCCGACATAGCCCGCCGGTGGAGGGAACTCCATGCCAAGGAGGACCAGCTGAAAACCTACATGGAGAAATCTATGAGGAGGTTAAAG GAAGATGATAAGCTGCGAGTCCAAGCTCTGAAGAAAGCcatgagagaaagagagcagaaaacacaaaaggagaTGGAGCTTGTGAGGGCTAAGAAGAAACTCGGAGCCCTGAAAAAGGAACACCAGAAGCTGAGCAAGCAAGTGCAGAAGTACTCCATCTTCAAAGAATACCTGGAGGACGTGGTGAAGATCTCACCACAG TTTGAGGACATCCAGGACGTCATTTCCCGCTACAAGCTGCTGGTGAGGACGCGCAAGGACCTGCAGCAGTCACaagagaaggacaaggaaatgATTAAGCAAACcaaggtgctcctggaccggtACGAGGCAGAGAAAGAAGCTGAGACCCTGAAGTACCAAAatgagctggagcagctccaACAACGTTTTGCGCAGGCTCAAAGTGATGTCCGCTCCTGG ACTGCTCGCTGGGCCGACATCCAGAACAGGAATGTCAAGAATGGCCTCATGCTGACGACTATGAAGATGGCCATCCACAACCTCTTCCAGTGCGTGAACACgcagctgaaagcaaaagtgCATGTGCCGAAGGATGACAGCCTCAGACAGCTGGACATG ATTCAGCAGTCTATCCTAGACCTCAATGACATCGTTACGGAGGTGAAACGAAGGACATGGAGAGCCACCGGCGAGCAGCTAAGCACGAGCATTAAGGGCAAGAGGAGGACAGAGAGCCCTAGGGATGTTGTGTTACGTCCGTGA
- the LOC135575708 gene encoding coiled-coil domain-containing protein 42-like isoform X2, translating to MPSILFSRFLHPSFPHGGKLPDLHHFSLLSSLPSPPCSSLCPPLLCQRVPCWGCHAARRHLRWCWVALARHPTLDTVQHPAQAPDPTCNLDGNFCGRKHRLTEEGSLSPFVRLQEKRKEAKQVQKALEEKREAFKETMADIARRWRELHAKEDQLKTYMEKSMRRLKEDDKLRVQALKKAMREREQKTQKEMELVRAKKKLGALKKEHQKLSKQVQKYSIFKEYLEDVVKISPQFEDIQDVISRYKLLVRTRKDLQQSQEKDKEMIKQTKVLLDRYEAEKEAETLKYQNELEQLQQRFAQAQSDVRSWTARWADIQNRNVKNGLMLTTMKMAIHNLFQCVNTQLKAKVHVPKDDSLRQLDMVEPSQTPLPAQKEEQ from the exons ATGCCCTCCATCCTCTTCTCCCGTTtcctccatccctccttcccccacGGTGGCAAACTCCCCGATCTCCACCACTTcagcctcctctcctccctcccttccccaccctgttcctccctgtgccccccctTGCTCTGTCAGAGGGTTCCCTGCTGGGGATGCCATGCGGCCAGACGGCATCTGAGATGGTGCTGGGTTGCTCTGGCCCGTCATCCCACTCTGGACACAGTCCAGCACCCTGCCCAGGCACCAGACCCAACGTGTAACCTTGATGGAAACTTCTGTGGCAGGAAACACAGGCTGACAGAGGAGGGCTCCCTGTCTCCATTTGTTCGCctccaggagaagaggaaagaagccaAGCAGGTGCAAAAGGCTCTGGAGGAGAAGCGAGag GCCTTCAAGGAGACGATGGCCGACATAGCCCGCCGGTGGAGGGAACTCCATGCCAAGGAGGACCAGCTGAAAACCTACATGGAGAAATCTATGAGGAGGTTAAAG GAAGATGATAAGCTGCGAGTCCAAGCTCTGAAGAAAGCcatgagagaaagagagcagaaaacacaaaaggagaTGGAGCTTGTGAGGGCTAAGAAGAAACTCGGAGCCCTGAAAAAGGAACACCAGAAGCTGAGCAAGCAAGTGCAGAAGTACTCCATCTTCAAAGAATACCTGGAGGACGTGGTGAAGATCTCACCACAG TTTGAGGACATCCAGGACGTCATTTCCCGCTACAAGCTGCTGGTGAGGACGCGCAAGGACCTGCAGCAGTCACaagagaaggacaaggaaatgATTAAGCAAACcaaggtgctcctggaccggtACGAGGCAGAGAAAGAAGCTGAGACCCTGAAGTACCAAAatgagctggagcagctccaACAACGTTTTGCGCAGGCTCAAAGTGATGTCCGCTCCTGG ACTGCTCGCTGGGCCGACATCCAGAACAGGAATGTCAAGAATGGCCTCATGCTGACGACTATGAAGATGGCCATCCACAACCTCTTCCAGTGCGTGAACACgcagctgaaagcaaaagtgCATGTGCCGAAGGATGACAGCCTCAGACAGCTGGACATGGTAGAGCCAAGCCAgacccccctccctgcccagaaAGAGGAGCAGTAA